The Montipora capricornis isolate CH-2021 chromosome 6, ASM3666992v2, whole genome shotgun sequence genome has a window encoding:
- the LOC138051883 gene encoding uncharacterized protein yields the protein MAEVANGSLFVTLLIFSGRPDPQWTVDSSHPEFSKIQQLLQNARTCNATYDLRGIPARLGYKGFLVKDKAQNKQELILGPKTVSLQQSLLETLPEDVLPKERRDYIVKVINDQKGTSDMGNC from the exons ATGGCTGAAGTAGCGAACG GAAGCTTGTTCGTTACCCTGTTAATATTTTCTGGCCGTCCAGATCCACAGTGGACTGTGGACTCAAGTCACCCTGAATTCAGCAAAATTCAACAGCTTCTCCAAAATGCAAGAACATGCAACGCCACCTACGACCTCCGGGGAATCCCAGCACGTCTGGGTTACAAGGGTTTCTTGGTGAAGGACAAGGCACAGAATAAACAAGAGTTGATTCTGGGTCCTAAAACAGTAAGCCTACAACAGTCACTACTGGAAACACTTCCAGAAGATGTCCTTCCAAAAGAACGCAGAGATTATATCGTGAAAGTGATTAATGACCAGAAGGGAACATCTGACATGGGCAACTGTTGA